Proteins co-encoded in one Nicotiana sylvestris chromosome 7, ASM39365v2, whole genome shotgun sequence genomic window:
- the LOC104230032 gene encoding pentatricopeptide repeat-containing protein At5g42450, mitochondrial-like, translating into MRVCIRARSSICRLLSQAPNAREHLHNLGVPTIEPSILISQCGKSADSMFDELPKCDVVSATALVSRFTRLNHHKKAITIFSRMFEYDVRPNEFTLGTSNVYVGSALLDLYVKLSSIEEAQLVFEDTHVPNVVSYTTLVCGYLKEEKFDEAMEIFRIILERNVVIRGYSQKGRNEDVVNLFVEMLRQRVVPDQST; encoded by the exons ATGCGAGTATGTATAAGAGCCCGAAGTTCAATTTGTAGACTCCTCAGCCAAGCCCCAAATGCTCGAGAACATTTGCACAACCTTGGAGTTCCAACCATTGAGCCTAGCATTCTTATTTCTCAATGTGGAAAAAGTGCAGATTCCATGTTCGATGAATTGCCTAAATGTGATGTAGTATCTGCTACAGCTTTGGTTAGCCGTTTTACTAGACTGAATCATCACAAGAAAGCAATAACAATCTTCTCAAGAATGTTTGAGTATGATGTTAGACCAAATGAGTTCACTTTAGGCACT TCAAATGTTTACGTGGGTAGTGCACTTTTGGATCTTTATGTAAAGCTAAGCAGCATTGAGGAAGCTCAACTTGTTTTTGAGGATACCCATGTGCCAAATGTGGTTTCTTACACAACTTTAGTATGTGGGTATCTCAAAGAAGAGAAGTTTGATGAAGCTATGGAAATCTTTCGGATAATCCTTGAGAGAAATGTTGTGATTAGAGGGTATAGTCAGAAAGGACGTAACGAGGATGTTGTTAATCTTTTTGTTGAGATGTTGAGACAACGTGTTGTACCTGATCAATCGACGTAA
- the LOC138872591 gene encoding diaminopimelate epimerase, chloroplastic-like isoform X8, with the protein MAIAAAITLPLTAPTRRSLSSTSANFVRFSSPLTPQPKNLKFAAGSGTQCPSFRICATSSMRIEAPEKGSPDSFLDRKESGILHFVKYHGLGNDFILVDNRDTTEPKVSPDQAVKLCDRNFGIGADGVIFAMPGVNGTDYTMRIFNSDGSEPE; encoded by the exons ATGGCGATAGCCGCCGCCATTACACTGCCTCTTACAGCTCCAACCCGTCGTTCTCTTTCTTCTACTTCCGCTAATTTCGTTCGATTTTCCTCTCCGCTAACTCCACAACCAAAAAATCTCAAATTCGCCGCCGGTAGCGGAACACAGTGCCCTAGTTTCCGCATTTGTGCGACATCTTCAATGAGAATCGAAGCTCCGGAGAAAGGCTCTCCAGATTCTTTCCTTGATCGTAAAGAAAGCGGAATTCTTCACTTCGTCAAGTATCACGGCCTCGGCAACGACTTCATATTA GTTGACAATAGAGATACAACAGAACCTAAGGTCAGTCCTGATCAAGCTGTGAAACTATGTGACAGAAACTTCGGGATTGGTGCTGATGGCGTGATATTTGCAATGCCGGGTGTCAATGGCACTGATTATACCATGAGGATCTTCAATTCAGATGGAAGTGAGCCAGAG tag
- the LOC138872591 gene encoding diaminopimelate epimerase, chloroplastic-like isoform X3, which translates to MAIAAAITLPLTAPTRRSLSSTSANFVRFSSPLTPQPKNLKFAAGSGTQCPSFRICATSSMRIEAPEKGSPDSFLDRKESGILHFVKYHGLGNDFILVDNRDTTEPKVSPDQAVKLCDRNFGIGADGVIFAMPGVNGTDYTMRIFNSDGSEPECQLSEVGWFMN; encoded by the exons ATGGCGATAGCCGCCGCCATTACACTGCCTCTTACAGCTCCAACCCGTCGTTCTCTTTCTTCTACTTCCGCTAATTTCGTTCGATTTTCCTCTCCGCTAACTCCACAACCAAAAAATCTCAAATTCGCCGCCGGTAGCGGAACACAGTGCCCTAGTTTCCGCATTTGTGCGACATCTTCAATGAGAATCGAAGCTCCGGAGAAAGGCTCTCCAGATTCTTTCCTTGATCGTAAAGAAAGCGGAATTCTTCACTTCGTCAAGTATCACGGCCTCGGCAACGACTTCATATTA GTTGACAATAGAGATACAACAGAACCTAAGGTCAGTCCTGATCAAGCTGTGAAACTATGTGACAGAAACTTCGGGATTGGTGCTGATGGCGTGATATTTGCAATGCCGGGTGTCAATGGCACTGATTATACCATGAGGATCTTCAATTCAGATGGAAGTGAGCCAGAG TGCCAGCTATCTGAGGTTGGTTGGTTCATGAACTAG
- the LOC138872591 gene encoding diaminopimelate epimerase, chloroplastic-like isoform X4 encodes MAIAAAITLPLTAPTRRSLSSTSANFVRFSSPLTPQPKNLKFAAGSGTQCPSFRICATSSMRIEAPEKGSPDSFLDRKESGILHFVKYHGLGNDFILVDNRDTTEPKVSPDQAVKLCDRNFGIGADGVIFAMPGVNGTDYTMRIFNSDGSEPEVLSGHTYFM; translated from the exons ATGGCGATAGCCGCCGCCATTACACTGCCTCTTACAGCTCCAACCCGTCGTTCTCTTTCTTCTACTTCCGCTAATTTCGTTCGATTTTCCTCTCCGCTAACTCCACAACCAAAAAATCTCAAATTCGCCGCCGGTAGCGGAACACAGTGCCCTAGTTTCCGCATTTGTGCGACATCTTCAATGAGAATCGAAGCTCCGGAGAAAGGCTCTCCAGATTCTTTCCTTGATCGTAAAGAAAGCGGAATTCTTCACTTCGTCAAGTATCACGGCCTCGGCAACGACTTCATATTA GTTGACAATAGAGATACAACAGAACCTAAGGTCAGTCCTGATCAAGCTGTGAAACTATGTGACAGAAACTTCGGGATTGGTGCTGATGGCGTGATATTTGCAATGCCGGGTGTCAATGGCACTGATTATACCATGAGGATCTTCAATTCAGATGGAAGTGAGCCAGAG GTGCTTTCTGGGCATACTTATTTTATGTAA
- the LOC138872591 gene encoding diaminopimelate epimerase, chloroplastic-like isoform X5, whose amino-acid sequence MAIAAAITLPLTAPTRRSLSSTSANFVRFSSPLTPQPKNLKFAAGSGTQCPSFRICATSSMRIEAPEKGSPDSFLDRKESGILHFVKYHGLGNDFILVDNRDTTEPKVSPDQAVKLCDRNFGIGADGVIFAMPGVNGTDYTMRIFNSDGSEPEILGGGFG is encoded by the exons ATGGCGATAGCCGCCGCCATTACACTGCCTCTTACAGCTCCAACCCGTCGTTCTCTTTCTTCTACTTCCGCTAATTTCGTTCGATTTTCCTCTCCGCTAACTCCACAACCAAAAAATCTCAAATTCGCCGCCGGTAGCGGAACACAGTGCCCTAGTTTCCGCATTTGTGCGACATCTTCAATGAGAATCGAAGCTCCGGAGAAAGGCTCTCCAGATTCTTTCCTTGATCGTAAAGAAAGCGGAATTCTTCACTTCGTCAAGTATCACGGCCTCGGCAACGACTTCATATTA GTTGACAATAGAGATACAACAGAACCTAAGGTCAGTCCTGATCAAGCTGTGAAACTATGTGACAGAAACTTCGGGATTGGTGCTGATGGCGTGATATTTGCAATGCCGGGTGTCAATGGCACTGATTATACCATGAGGATCTTCAATTCAGATGGAAGTGAGCCAGAG ATTCTGGGAGGAGGTTTTGGCTGA
- the LOC138872591 gene encoding diaminopimelate epimerase, chloroplastic-like isoform X2, which translates to MAIAAAITLPLTAPTRRSLSSTSANFVRFSSPLTPQPKNLKFAAGSGTQCPSFRICATSSMRIEAPEKGSPDSFLDRKESGILHFVKYHGLGNDFILVDNRDTTEPKVSPDQAVKLCDRNFGIGADGVIFAMPGVNGTDYTMRIFNSDGSEPEVLSGHTYFILFCMCLL; encoded by the exons ATGGCGATAGCCGCCGCCATTACACTGCCTCTTACAGCTCCAACCCGTCGTTCTCTTTCTTCTACTTCCGCTAATTTCGTTCGATTTTCCTCTCCGCTAACTCCACAACCAAAAAATCTCAAATTCGCCGCCGGTAGCGGAACACAGTGCCCTAGTTTCCGCATTTGTGCGACATCTTCAATGAGAATCGAAGCTCCGGAGAAAGGCTCTCCAGATTCTTTCCTTGATCGTAAAGAAAGCGGAATTCTTCACTTCGTCAAGTATCACGGCCTCGGCAACGACTTCATATTA GTTGACAATAGAGATACAACAGAACCTAAGGTCAGTCCTGATCAAGCTGTGAAACTATGTGACAGAAACTTCGGGATTGGTGCTGATGGCGTGATATTTGCAATGCCGGGTGTCAATGGCACTGATTATACCATGAGGATCTTCAATTCAGATGGAAGTGAGCCAGAG GTGCTTTCTGGGCATACTTATTTTATTTTGTTCTGTATGTGTCTTCTGTGA
- the LOC138872591 gene encoding diaminopimelate epimerase, chloroplastic-like isoform X7, translating into MAIAAAITLPLTAPTRRSLSSTSANFVRFSSPLTPQPKNLKFAAGSGTQCPSFRICATSSMRIEAPEKGSPDSFLDRKESGILHFVKYHGLGNDFILVDNRDTTEPKVSPDQAVKLCDRNFGIGADGVIFAMPGVNGTDYTMRIFNSDGSEPEDLKQL; encoded by the exons ATGGCGATAGCCGCCGCCATTACACTGCCTCTTACAGCTCCAACCCGTCGTTCTCTTTCTTCTACTTCCGCTAATTTCGTTCGATTTTCCTCTCCGCTAACTCCACAACCAAAAAATCTCAAATTCGCCGCCGGTAGCGGAACACAGTGCCCTAGTTTCCGCATTTGTGCGACATCTTCAATGAGAATCGAAGCTCCGGAGAAAGGCTCTCCAGATTCTTTCCTTGATCGTAAAGAAAGCGGAATTCTTCACTTCGTCAAGTATCACGGCCTCGGCAACGACTTCATATTA GTTGACAATAGAGATACAACAGAACCTAAGGTCAGTCCTGATCAAGCTGTGAAACTATGTGACAGAAACTTCGGGATTGGTGCTGATGGCGTGATATTTGCAATGCCGGGTGTCAATGGCACTGATTATACCATGAGGATCTTCAATTCAGATGGAAGTGAGCCAGAG GATCTCAAGCAGCTGTGA
- the LOC138872591 gene encoding diaminopimelate epimerase, chloroplastic-like isoform X1 — MAIAAAITLPLTAPTRRSLSSTSANFVRFSSPLTPQPKNLKFAAGSGTQCPSFRICATSSMRIEAPEKGSPDSFLDRKESGILHFVKYHGLGNDFILVDNRDTTEPKVSPDQAVKLCDRNFGIGADGVIFAMPGVNGTDYTMRIFNSDGSEPEFNAGAFWAYLFYVKKRSIKT, encoded by the exons ATGGCGATAGCCGCCGCCATTACACTGCCTCTTACAGCTCCAACCCGTCGTTCTCTTTCTTCTACTTCCGCTAATTTCGTTCGATTTTCCTCTCCGCTAACTCCACAACCAAAAAATCTCAAATTCGCCGCCGGTAGCGGAACACAGTGCCCTAGTTTCCGCATTTGTGCGACATCTTCAATGAGAATCGAAGCTCCGGAGAAAGGCTCTCCAGATTCTTTCCTTGATCGTAAAGAAAGCGGAATTCTTCACTTCGTCAAGTATCACGGCCTCGGCAACGACTTCATATTA GTTGACAATAGAGATACAACAGAACCTAAGGTCAGTCCTGATCAAGCTGTGAAACTATGTGACAGAAACTTCGGGATTGGTGCTGATGGCGTGATATTTGCAATGCCGGGTGTCAATGGCACTGATTATACCATGAGGATCTTCAATTCAGATGGAAGTGAGCCAGAG TTTAATGCAGGTGCTTTCTGGGCATACTTATTTTATGTAAAGAAGAGAAGTATCAAAACTTAG
- the LOC138872591 gene encoding diaminopimelate epimerase, chloroplastic-like isoform X6, producing MAIAAAITLPLTAPTRRSLSSTSANFVRFSSPLTPQPKNLKFAAGSGTQCPSFRICATSSMRIEAPEKGSPDSFLDRKESGILHFVKYHGLGNDFILVDNRDTTEPKVSPDQAVKLCDRNFGIGADGVIFAMPGVNGTDYTMRIFNSDGSEPEHVAIF from the exons ATGGCGATAGCCGCCGCCATTACACTGCCTCTTACAGCTCCAACCCGTCGTTCTCTTTCTTCTACTTCCGCTAATTTCGTTCGATTTTCCTCTCCGCTAACTCCACAACCAAAAAATCTCAAATTCGCCGCCGGTAGCGGAACACAGTGCCCTAGTTTCCGCATTTGTGCGACATCTTCAATGAGAATCGAAGCTCCGGAGAAAGGCTCTCCAGATTCTTTCCTTGATCGTAAAGAAAGCGGAATTCTTCACTTCGTCAAGTATCACGGCCTCGGCAACGACTTCATATTA GTTGACAATAGAGATACAACAGAACCTAAGGTCAGTCCTGATCAAGCTGTGAAACTATGTGACAGAAACTTCGGGATTGGTGCTGATGGCGTGATATTTGCAATGCCGGGTGTCAATGGCACTGATTATACCATGAGGATCTTCAATTCAGATGGAAGTGAGCCAGAG CATGTGGCTATtttctga